Below is a window of Ferrimicrobium acidiphilum DSM 19497 DNA.
GCGAACTTAGAAGCTGAGATAATCGAGCCAGCAGCCACCGCGATGATACCCCAGGTACACGTAGCCGGCAGAACCGCCTAGGTGGACTTCGGTGATGTCTGGGTGATTGTCAGTGGCGAGAAGATCAGAGCCAACACACTTGGTACGCGTGCATCCCCCAAGGTCTTTTGGAGGTCCAATTGCTTCGGATACAGGTGGTTGTCAGACATCCTATAAGAAGGCAGTACAGTGCTGACGGCTCCATCCAGCACCAGTTCACTCGTTAATGGATTAAGGCAGACAATAGAACAGTTGCGTTACCCTCTCTCCATGGCGGCTGTGCGCATCAGAGACCTCGAGCCTGACCGGCAACGCGCCTCACCTCAGTGGGTACTCCTGACCGTACTCTTCCTTGGGGCGGGAGCCGAAGATACGCCGCTCCGCTTCGTCTATCCGAACGTCGTTAATGCTCGCCTCACGACGGCGCATCAACCCGTGCTCATCGAACTCCCATAGCTCATTCCCATAGCTGCGCCACCACTGTCCGTTTGAATCGTGACTCTCGTACTGGAATCTGACGGCAATCCGGTTTTCGTCGAAGCTCCACAGGTTCTTCCGCAAGGCATAGTCCAGTTCGCGCTCCCATTTCCACGTTAAGAACTCTATGATCTCGGCTCTTCCCGTGACAAAAATGTCCCGATTACGCCATACCGAGTCCTCCGTATAGGCGAGCGCCACCTTCTGTGGATCGCGGGTATTCCATGCGTCCTCGGCGTTCTGCACCTTTTGCAACGCCGTCTCGCGGGTAAATGGCGGTAGCGGCGGCCGCTCCTCAGTCATCTTGATCTCCCCCTCCTAAGCCAAAACATAGACTAGTTAGTTTCTCGAACTTATTGGTGTTGCTGAAGTTATCGATCTGATACATCTCGTCGTAGACGCGACGTGAAGTATAGACACGGCCCGAAGATGTTATAAGCACCCCGTCCCGTACAGCAGCCTTCAACGTATTGATGATGTGATCAGTATCGAGTATCTGGACATCTGGAATTCCGAACATCGTAGGCATGGCGAGAGAGTTGGAGGTCGCAACGAATTCATTCTGATGTCCTTAAGCACTTGGACGACGCCTCACTCCGAACTCCTCGACAACGCTGGTAGTAGGCTTCCGCTGCCGTTCACCTGATTGTGTGAGCTACGCCATTGGCTAGCTTACCAAAAGCGATATCTCTGGTGGGGTCAGGCTGTGGGATGACCTGGTTTGGAGTCTGCGTCTCGTGTATCGGTTCCTGCCGAAGCCTCTGGGTTGTCACTGAAGGGAGGGAGGTAGGGGAGGATGAACGTTGGAGGTAGCGAGCCGATTATTTGAGGGAGCTGCTTGGCGCCGGCTGCTTAGGCGCTAAAGTTGCACCTCGTAGCAACACCTCCATTCTTAACGTCTTTTGCGGCTGGACGTTCGCTATCGCACTCGAGTAGATACTTACTTTCTACAGAGTTAAGCCGACCAGTATGGCTCCGATTCAATTCTCTATTATTACCCTTCGGGCTCATGAATAGATAGTCTCATAGACTGCGTATTCCTGCGAAATCTGCCACCTGTTCTCGCTGAAACTTGCCACCCATTCTCGCTGAAGTTTGCCACCCCCTAGAGGGTGCGAGAAGGACTGTTTGAAGTGTATATCTGATGGGTCGAGAATTGGCTCCTTTCGATTGATTTATGTGCACCCCAAAGATCGGAGCTCTACTCCTCTTGGATGGTTGTATCCTCAGTTGATAAAATCGTTGAGCCGGCTAGCGAGACGCTGTGCACCATCTCTGGTCTGACCGATGACAACGATCAGTTCGTCGTTGTCGCGACGTAGCTTGACCATCCACGACCGGTCCTCGCTTCGATTTCTTGTACTAGCGGAACCGAAGTGCACCTCTGCTGTGACCGGTCCTCTCCTTCGTTGTCGATGAGCAGCTACACGACAGGCGGCCGAGCAGTACCGTGCCGGTCTTCTTCTCGGTTGTTGGCCCAGAATCTGGGCGCATCCCGGCCCCTCCTAGCGGTGAGAACTACGCGTTCGCGATCGTCGGTGTTGGCTGTGGACGGCCTTTCACGTCTAACAGCTGCGCCGGCACCGAGGTGGCTGCAGCTACCGGCGACTCAAACATAACCAACGTTGCGTTGTACTTCAACACTGGCTACACCGATGGCTACGGCCGCAACATCAACTCCGCCTGCGCGAACGACGGCATTGGCGACCCCTACACCGTCTTCAATGGAATCAAGGGTGTGCACGCCCTCTCCACTGCCCAAAGGGCGTGGGAGATAGGCTGTTCCGAAGCCCTCTACGCCAAAACCAAACCCCCGGCGGTTACACCGACGATGTGGTGGGCTTACGTCGAGACGGGCAACAGCTGGTCCACC
It encodes the following:
- a CDS encoding nuclear transport factor 2 family protein yields the protein MTEERPPLPPFTRETALQKVQNAEDAWNTRDPQKVALAYTEDSVWRNRDIFVTGRAEIIEFLTWKWERELDYALRKNLWSFDENRIAVRFQYESHDSNGQWWRSYGNELWEFDEHGLMRRREASINDVRIDEAERRIFGSRPKEEYGQEYPLR